In the genome of Massilia sp. PAMC28688, one region contains:
- the rnpA gene encoding ribonuclease P protein component, which translates to MTGEGSHDFARVRRIVKTDEFSSVFRLRPAQKTAHFVLYTRSNELPHARLGVVVAKRFAPRAVTRNTIKRVTRELFRMAQLPAVDCIVRLARPVNSKQGPATNAALKAILRAEIDKLFSIPALRVPKAAP; encoded by the coding sequence ATGACTGGCGAAGGTTCACACGACTTCGCGCGCGTTCGGCGTATCGTTAAAACGGATGAATTTTCATCCGTTTTTCGTTTGCGGCCTGCCCAAAAAACGGCGCACTTCGTGCTCTACACACGCTCCAATGAATTGCCGCATGCGCGGCTGGGCGTCGTGGTAGCCAAGCGCTTTGCGCCGCGCGCCGTCACGCGCAATACGATCAAGCGCGTCACGCGCGAACTGTTCCGCATGGCGCAGCTGCCCGCCGTGGACTGCATCGTGCGCCTGGCGCGCCCGGTCAACAGCAAGCAGGGCCCGGCCACCAATGCCGCGCTCAAGGCCATCCTGCGCGCCGAGATCGACAAACTGTTTTCCATTCCGGCACTGCGCGTGCCGAAAGCGGCGCCATGA
- the dnaN gene encoding DNA polymerase III subunit beta, whose translation MQLVKTTRDTLLRPLQIVSGIVERRHTMPILANILIRKDGESVSFLSTDTEVQITTHASIGSGADVTGTTVAARKLLDILRALPESGDVTMTLANKRLTVQTGKSRFALQTLAAEEFPTVAVADTFNATVTLPQKTLKHLFNMVHFSMAQQDIRYYLNGLLLVLDGRNVIAVATDGHRLAFCQVETEQEFTRQEVIIPRKTIIELQRLLEESDETVQLDIAASQVKLTFADIELVSKLVEGKFPDYTRVIPKGYKNDFTIGRDELLRSLQRAAIMTSDKFKGVRCIITPGSMKISSTNADQEEAVEELEIDYGGDSVDIGFNVTYLLDVLNNLKCDQVNIALGDSNSSALISIPDNADFKYVVMPMRI comes from the coding sequence ATGCAATTGGTCAAAACCACCCGAGATACCCTTCTCCGGCCACTGCAGATCGTGAGCGGTATTGTCGAGCGTCGGCACACGATGCCGATTCTGGCCAATATCCTCATCCGCAAGGACGGCGAAAGCGTCTCATTCCTGTCCACCGATACCGAAGTGCAGATCACCACGCACGCCAGCATTGGTTCCGGCGCCGACGTGACCGGCACCACCGTGGCCGCCCGCAAGCTGCTCGACATTCTGCGCGCGCTGCCGGAATCGGGCGATGTGACCATGACCCTGGCCAACAAGCGCCTGACGGTACAGACCGGCAAGTCGCGCTTTGCCTTGCAGACGCTGGCGGCGGAAGAGTTTCCGACCGTGGCCGTGGCCGACACTTTCAACGCCACCGTCACGCTGCCGCAAAAGACGCTCAAGCACCTGTTCAACATGGTGCATTTCTCGATGGCGCAGCAAGACATCCGCTACTACCTCAACGGCCTGCTGCTGGTGCTCGATGGCCGCAACGTGATTGCCGTGGCCACCGACGGCCACCGCCTCGCCTTCTGCCAGGTGGAAACCGAACAGGAATTCACGCGCCAGGAAGTCATTATCCCGCGCAAGACCATCATTGAACTGCAGCGCCTGCTTGAAGAAAGCGACGAAACCGTCCAGCTCGACATTGCCGCCTCGCAGGTCAAGCTGACCTTTGCCGACATCGAACTCGTGTCCAAGCTGGTGGAAGGCAAGTTCCCCGACTACACGCGCGTGATTCCAAAGGGCTACAAGAACGACTTCACGATTGGCCGCGATGAGCTGCTGCGCTCGTTGCAGCGCGCCGCCATCATGACCAGCGACAAGTTCAAGGGCGTACGCTGCATCATCACCCCCGGCAGCATGAAGATCAGCTCGACCAATGCCGACCAGGAAGAGGCAGTGGAAGAACTGGAAATCGACTACGGCGGCGACAGCGTGGACATTGGCTTTAACGTCACCTACCTGCTCGACGTGCTCAACAACCTGAAGTGCGACCAGGTGAATATCGCCCTGGGCGACTCCAACTCGTCGGCCCTGATTTCCATTCCCGACAATGCCGACTTCAAGTACGTCGTCATGCCGATGCGGATTTAA
- a CDS encoding DEAD/DEAH box helicase, giving the protein MTEKPVVISITYLPASFAGRLTLEGVPNTSVWERLQQAVLNLGLDYQSGPGTVELTWAGVLTLIGQFANQQKSLNFRFIPGDDNARDRITAFVTQYRQVQQSKGSLKLSTTVEDIEERLEQVGFTRKLRPFQLRDLQRLLSLENGANFSVPGAGKTTVTLALHVLTRKPDHILLIIGPKASFPAWREVVAECISPDAPYGNAEPFTIITASGEPLQKALNSGSTRFVLSYDLMIQNAEILTNFAAQKKVHLVLDEAHRMKAGFGSQRGSLLLNIAPLPIRRDILTGTPMPQQPSDIQSQLDFLWPGAGLGLQIGRGDSPRQVLGELYVRTTKQDLGLPKPIRHFLSVPMADGQMALYGIVKSEFLRQVSSLGLDGRFDAPAARKSVMRLLQLSSNPVLALRSMADDAANLDSGVLDQVISEGASLKMRAVAEKARALAKDGRKSVIWTIFTDTIHQMELLLADLNPVSLYGAIPTGEPTDPTTREGRIRKFHVDPSCMVMIANPAAAGEGISLHKVCHDAIYLDRSYVTTHYLQSIDRIHRLGLKQDEETNIYIYRTLAPMGLGCIDHSVSHRLRHKIRAMQILLDDPDLHEIAYDEENSEDPIAWDISPEDVRDLIEVLEGRATFSDEESE; this is encoded by the coding sequence GTGACCGAAAAACCTGTAGTGATTAGTATCACATATCTACCCGCCAGCTTCGCGGGACGGCTGACGCTCGAAGGCGTGCCAAATACGTCGGTCTGGGAACGGTTACAGCAAGCAGTGCTGAATCTGGGCCTCGACTATCAATCCGGGCCGGGGACCGTTGAGCTCACCTGGGCCGGGGTCCTGACGCTCATTGGGCAATTCGCAAACCAGCAAAAGTCATTAAATTTCCGCTTTATTCCCGGCGATGACAACGCACGTGATCGTATTACGGCCTTCGTGACGCAGTACCGACAGGTTCAGCAGTCCAAGGGCTCATTGAAGCTCTCGACCACTGTGGAGGACATCGAAGAGCGTCTTGAACAAGTAGGTTTTACTCGTAAGCTAAGGCCGTTTCAGTTGCGCGACTTGCAGCGACTGCTTTCACTCGAAAATGGAGCTAATTTCTCTGTTCCCGGTGCCGGTAAGACGACCGTGACCTTAGCGCTCCACGTCTTGACGCGAAAACCAGACCATATTCTTCTCATCATCGGGCCGAAGGCATCATTCCCAGCTTGGCGTGAAGTGGTCGCCGAGTGCATTAGTCCTGATGCTCCCTATGGAAATGCGGAGCCGTTTACCATAATTACAGCGTCCGGCGAACCGCTACAGAAGGCCCTTAACTCTGGCAGTACGCGATTCGTCCTCAGCTACGACCTGATGATCCAAAACGCTGAGATTCTGACGAATTTTGCCGCGCAAAAGAAGGTCCATCTCGTGTTGGACGAGGCGCATAGGATGAAGGCGGGGTTTGGCTCGCAACGAGGTTCTTTGTTATTAAATATCGCTCCGTTGCCAATCAGACGCGACATTTTGACAGGAACGCCGATGCCTCAACAGCCGTCGGACATTCAATCTCAACTTGATTTCTTATGGCCCGGCGCTGGCCTCGGCTTACAGATCGGCCGGGGTGACTCGCCTCGTCAAGTTCTTGGAGAACTTTACGTTCGGACCACTAAGCAGGATCTCGGGCTACCAAAACCGATCCGCCACTTTCTATCAGTGCCAATGGCTGACGGACAGATGGCGCTCTATGGCATCGTGAAGAGCGAGTTCTTGCGCCAGGTGAGCTCGCTCGGCTTGGACGGCAGGTTTGACGCGCCCGCGGCGCGGAAGTCCGTCATGAGATTGCTCCAACTTTCGTCTAACCCAGTCTTGGCGCTGCGATCGATGGCTGATGACGCAGCCAATCTTGACTCTGGCGTCCTTGACCAGGTCATTTCCGAGGGGGCTTCCTTAAAGATGCGCGCAGTCGCTGAAAAGGCACGCGCGCTTGCGAAGGACGGACGAAAGTCCGTCATTTGGACGATATTCACTGACACAATCCACCAGATGGAGCTACTGCTAGCCGATCTCAATCCAGTCAGTTTATATGGTGCTATTCCGACGGGTGAACCGACGGACCCGACTACACGCGAAGGAAGAATTCGAAAGTTTCACGTCGATCCTTCGTGCATGGTAATGATTGCAAATCCTGCCGCTGCCGGTGAAGGAATTAGTCTGCACAAGGTTTGCCACGACGCAATCTACCTCGACCGCAGCTACGTCACGACGCACTATCTTCAGTCGATCGATCGCATTCATCGACTCGGTCTCAAGCAAGACGAAGAAACGAACATTTATATCTACAGAACCCTTGCACCCATGGGCCTTGGGTGCATTGATCATTCGGTAAGCCACCGTCTCCGTCACAAAATACGGGCAATGCAAATCCTGCTCGATGATCCGGATCTTCACGAGATTGCTTACGATGAGGAAAATTCGGAGGACCCGATCGCCTGGGATATCAGTCCAGAGGACGTTCGAGACTTGATTGAGGTTCTGGAAGGGCGCGCTACTTTTTCGGATGAGGAGAGCGAGTGA
- the yidD gene encoding membrane protein insertion efficiency factor YidD, translating into MSRLLVWILRGYQLAISPMLGQNCRFYPSCSQYAIEALRAHGAGRGSWLAARRVCRCHPWTDGGHDPVPPARNKHSDPDSSTAARGCHHS; encoded by the coding sequence ATGAGCCGCCTCCTGGTGTGGATCCTGCGCGGCTACCAGCTCGCGATCTCGCCCATGCTGGGCCAGAATTGCCGCTTTTACCCGAGCTGCTCGCAGTACGCCATCGAAGCGCTGCGCGCCCATGGCGCCGGCCGCGGCAGCTGGCTGGCAGCGCGCCGCGTGTGCCGCTGCCACCCGTGGACCGATGGCGGCCACGATCCCGTGCCGCCTGCGCGCAACAAGCATTCCGATCCCGATTCATCTACAGCCGCTCGCGGTTGCCACCACTCTTAA
- the rpmH gene encoding 50S ribosomal protein L34: MKRTYQPSVVRRKRTHGFRARMATRGGRDVLNARRAKGRKRLAV; this comes from the coding sequence ATGAAACGTACTTACCAACCTTCCGTCGTTCGTCGCAAGCGCACGCACGGCTTCCGCGCACGTATGGCTACCCGTGGCGGTCGCGATGTGCTCAACGCACGCCGCGCCAAGGGTCGCAAGCGCCTGGCTGTATAA
- the yidC gene encoding membrane protein insertase YidC, with the protein MDINKRTILWIVFSVSLVILWNNWMVANGNQSMFSMQPPPAQVAPAPGTVPGTTPGANAGVPLAQAGTATGAAVVPGAAVPAPAVQTEVVTITTDVFKVQIDTAGGVIKHLELFKYRDKVDPTKNQVLFDVNNKGTYVAQTGLIRNTVGEPMPTHNTPFVARPGPRSLDNANEISLVLEAMQGGVKLTKTFTFKRGDYLIGMRHDVTNMSTVPVAPSLYLQLLHHGNEPEGESYFTASYTGPTMYTSQNHYEKLQFADIEKHGKAEHTTAANDGWVAISQHYFVSAFLPPQNMPRTIFTKKMEVPNLYAIGTVMPLGTIAPGATVSNDTRLYSGPQIENKLETIAPGLERVKDYGVLHVLAAPMFWVMDQIHNVVGNWGWTIIIFTILIKLLFFPLSAAGYKSMARIKVVTPKMQAIREKYKNDPLKMNQATMELYKTEKINPLGGCLPILVQMPVFIALYWVLQASAEMRGAPWLGWITDLTAPDPYFILPILYAISMYITTKLNPAPADPIQAKMMLFMPLLFSVAFIFFPAGLVLYWVVNNILSIGQQWVITKKYEEAAATTKK; encoded by the coding sequence ATGGATATCAATAAACGTACTATCCTGTGGATCGTGTTTTCCGTCTCGCTGGTCATCCTCTGGAATAACTGGATGGTCGCCAACGGGAATCAGTCCATGTTCTCCATGCAGCCGCCGCCGGCCCAGGTTGCGCCTGCCCCTGGCACCGTGCCTGGCACAACCCCCGGCGCCAATGCCGGCGTGCCGCTGGCACAAGCCGGCACTGCCACCGGGGCCGCCGTGGTGCCTGGCGCTGCCGTGCCCGCACCGGCCGTGCAGACCGAAGTGGTCACCATCACCACCGATGTGTTCAAGGTCCAGATCGATACTGCCGGCGGCGTGATCAAGCACCTGGAACTGTTCAAGTACCGCGACAAGGTTGATCCGACCAAGAACCAGGTCTTGTTTGACGTGAACAACAAGGGCACCTATGTCGCCCAGACCGGTCTGATCCGCAACACGGTCGGCGAGCCGATGCCGACGCATAACACGCCGTTCGTGGCCCGTCCTGGCCCGCGTTCGCTCGACAATGCCAACGAAATTTCCCTGGTGCTCGAAGCCATGCAGGGTGGCGTCAAGCTGACCAAGACCTTCACCTTCAAGCGCGGCGATTACCTGATCGGCATGCGCCACGATGTGACGAACATGAGCACGGTGCCGGTGGCGCCATCGCTGTACCTGCAGCTGCTGCACCATGGTAACGAGCCGGAGGGCGAGTCCTACTTCACGGCCAGCTACACCGGCCCGACCATGTACACCAGCCAGAACCACTACGAAAAGCTGCAGTTTGCGGACATTGAAAAGCACGGCAAGGCCGAGCACACCACCGCTGCCAATGATGGCTGGGTGGCCATTTCGCAGCACTATTTTGTATCGGCGTTCCTGCCGCCGCAAAACATGCCGCGCACGATCTTTACCAAGAAAATGGAAGTGCCAAACCTGTACGCCATCGGCACCGTCATGCCGCTCGGTACCATTGCGCCGGGCGCAACGGTGTCCAACGACACTCGCCTGTATTCGGGCCCGCAGATCGAAAACAAGCTTGAAACCATCGCGCCGGGCCTGGAACGGGTGAAGGACTATGGCGTGCTGCACGTGCTGGCCGCGCCGATGTTCTGGGTCATGGACCAGATCCACAATGTGGTGGGCAACTGGGGCTGGACCATCATCATCTTCACCATCCTGATCAAGCTGCTGTTCTTCCCGCTGTCGGCTGCCGGCTACAAGAGCATGGCGCGCATCAAGGTGGTCACGCCAAAAATGCAGGCCATCCGCGAGAAGTACAAGAACGATCCGCTCAAGATGAACCAGGCGACGATGGAGCTGTACAAGACGGAAAAGATCAACCCGCTGGGCGGCTGCCTGCCGATCCTGGTGCAGATGCCGGTCTTCATCGCCCTGTACTGGGTGCTGCAGGCATCGGCCGAAATGCGCGGCGCGCCGTGGCTGGGCTGGATTACCGACCTGACCGCGCCGGACCCGTATTTCATCTTGCCGATTCTGTACGCCATTTCGATGTACATCACCACCAAGCTGAACCCGGCACCGGCCGATCCGATCCAGGCCAAGATGATGCTGTTCATGCCGCTGCTGTTCTCGGTGGCGTTCATCTTCTTCCCGGCCGGCCTGGTGCTGTACTGGGTAGTGAACAACATCCTGTCGATCGGCCAGCAATGGGTGATCACCAAGAAATATGAGGAAGCGGCTGCGACCACCAAGAAGTAA
- a CDS encoding DUF3883 domain-containing protein produces MNSQQAILSEFRMSAFVALHGLRRYLRDHSCVNAEEAARSLRRSDSDFAAVNFEVALRLHSQFPEDIDFVDPATSLRRGLGFLIEKHQPWWSRFFPYGRQRLATALTQDELQTFRSAGLFDEMPSPEIVQWWDRFANLIRALEDERLGAQGRYAEGLTINYERKRLASLGITDEPRWTALDDNSAGYDVQSFEQTAFGLKNQLIEVKSSKRRPPRMILTRGEWDVALQYGDSYVFHLWTLPYEELLVMGVANIKAHIPQDNGSGRWTEVEISF; encoded by the coding sequence GTGAATTCGCAGCAGGCAATACTGTCTGAATTCCGGATGAGTGCGTTCGTTGCGCTTCATGGTCTCAGACGTTACTTGCGTGACCATTCTTGCGTCAATGCTGAAGAAGCAGCTCGTTCGCTTAGGCGGTCAGACTCCGACTTTGCCGCAGTTAACTTCGAAGTTGCACTTCGACTTCACAGTCAGTTTCCGGAAGACATTGATTTTGTCGATCCAGCAACCAGCTTGCGTCGCGGGCTTGGTTTTTTGATCGAGAAGCACCAGCCGTGGTGGTCTAGGTTTTTTCCATACGGAAGACAGCGTCTCGCTACCGCGCTCACTCAGGACGAACTGCAGACGTTCCGCTCAGCTGGATTGTTCGACGAAATGCCCAGTCCTGAAATCGTCCAGTGGTGGGACCGTTTCGCTAACTTGATTCGGGCACTTGAAGATGAGCGATTGGGAGCGCAAGGACGTTACGCGGAAGGCTTAACCATTAATTACGAGCGAAAGCGACTCGCCTCCCTGGGCATTACTGACGAGCCGCGCTGGACTGCCCTTGACGATAATTCCGCTGGCTACGACGTGCAATCGTTTGAACAAACCGCATTTGGGCTTAAGAATCAGCTCATAGAAGTGAAGTCGAGCAAGCGGCGTCCACCCCGCATGATTCTCACAAGAGGTGAGTGGGATGTAGCTCTTCAATACGGCGACAGTTACGTATTCCATCTTTGGACGCTACCATACGAGGAGCTGCTCGTGATGGGCGTTGCTAACATCAAGGCTCATATTCCTCAAGATAACGGTAGCGGTCGGTGGACCGAAGTCGAGATTAGCTTCTGA
- the gyrB gene encoding DNA topoisomerase (ATP-hydrolyzing) subunit B — MSENTPPVPAKKEQEYGAAQIQILEGLEAVRKRPGMYIGDTSDGTGLHHLVFEVLDNSIDESLAGHCTEIHVTIHSDNSISITDNGRGVPTGMKMDDKHEPKRSAAEIVMTELHAGGKFDQNSYKVSGGLHGVGVSCVNGLSKLLKLTIRRDGKVHYMEFVRGVPQNREIEMIDGVACSPIKVIGETDKRGTDVHFWADEEIFTHVEFHYEILAKRIRELSFLNNGVNIKLTDQRTGKEEVFAFEGGTRGFVEYINKAKNVLHPTVFQATGERMSDQNTNITVDVSMQWNDAYNEQVLCFTNNIPQRDGGTHLTGLRAAMTRVINKYLDEHDFAKKAKVEVSGDDMREGLTCVLSVKVPEPKFSSQTKDKLVSSEVRGPVEEIVTKTLTDYLMEKPNDAKIICGKIVEAARAREAARKARDLTRRKGVMDGLGLSAKLADCQEKDPALSELYIVEGDSAGGSAKQGRDRKFQAILPLRGKVLNVEKARFEKMLSSEQITTLIATLGTSIGPDEFNVDKLRYHRIIIMTDADVDGAHIRTLLLTLFYRQMPQLVERGHIYIAQPPLYKVKSGRDERYLKDDVEEASYMMNVALNTAVLTPSEGAEPISGEALTELVRKFNLANAIIMRLTRVIDRAALTAIMTGVQLNLDTIEHAEESAKAMEQTIGDRAVKVSVFSDELSEKHALRIERMHHGNVKVSSIDADFVQGADYATLASAAETFKGLIGEGAFIRRGEGDRVKESAVDDFHHAMQWLRDEAERTVSKQRYKGLGEMNPEQLWETTMDPTVRRLLKVQIEDAIAADQIFTTLMGDDVEPRRHFIESNALHAGNIDA; from the coding sequence ATGTCCGAGAACACACCACCAGTCCCCGCCAAGAAAGAGCAAGAATACGGCGCCGCCCAGATCCAGATCCTCGAAGGTCTGGAAGCGGTGCGCAAGCGCCCCGGCATGTACATTGGCGACACCTCGGACGGCACTGGTTTGCACCACCTCGTGTTCGAAGTGCTGGACAATTCGATCGACGAATCGCTGGCCGGCCACTGCACCGAGATCCACGTGACCATCCACTCGGATAACTCGATCTCGATCACCGACAATGGCCGCGGCGTACCGACCGGCATGAAGATGGACGACAAGCACGAGCCAAAGCGCAGCGCTGCCGAAATCGTGATGACCGAGCTGCACGCCGGCGGCAAGTTCGACCAGAACTCGTACAAGGTGTCGGGCGGCCTGCACGGCGTGGGCGTATCGTGCGTGAACGGCCTGTCCAAGCTGCTCAAGCTGACCATTCGCCGCGACGGCAAAGTGCACTACATGGAATTCGTGCGTGGCGTGCCGCAGAACCGCGAAATCGAAATGATCGACGGCGTGGCCTGCTCGCCCATCAAGGTCATTGGCGAAACCGACAAGCGCGGCACCGATGTCCACTTCTGGGCCGACGAAGAGATTTTCACGCACGTCGAATTCCACTACGAGATCCTGGCCAAGCGTATCCGTGAACTGTCGTTCCTCAATAACGGCGTGAACATCAAACTGACCGACCAGCGCACCGGCAAGGAAGAAGTATTCGCGTTCGAAGGCGGCACCCGCGGCTTTGTGGAATACATCAACAAAGCCAAGAACGTGCTTCACCCGACCGTGTTCCAGGCCACCGGCGAGCGCATGTCGGACCAGAACACCAACATCACCGTGGACGTCTCCATGCAGTGGAACGACGCCTACAACGAGCAGGTGCTGTGCTTCACCAATAACATCCCGCAGCGCGACGGCGGTACCCACCTGACGGGCCTGCGCGCCGCGATGACGCGCGTGATCAACAAGTACCTCGACGAACACGATTTTGCCAAGAAGGCCAAAGTGGAAGTGTCGGGCGACGACATGCGCGAAGGCCTGACCTGCGTGCTGTCGGTGAAGGTGCCGGAGCCGAAATTCAGCTCGCAGACCAAGGACAAGCTGGTGTCGTCGGAAGTGCGCGGGCCGGTCGAAGAAATCGTGACCAAGACGCTGACCGACTACCTGATGGAAAAGCCGAACGACGCCAAGATCATCTGCGGCAAGATCGTGGAAGCGGCGCGCGCGCGCGAAGCGGCCCGCAAGGCGCGCGACCTGACCCGCCGCAAGGGCGTGATGGACGGCCTGGGCCTGTCGGCCAAGCTGGCGGACTGCCAGGAAAAGGACCCCGCGCTGTCAGAACTGTACATCGTCGAGGGTGACTCCGCAGGCGGCTCGGCCAAGCAGGGCCGCGACCGTAAATTCCAGGCCATTTTGCCGCTGCGCGGCAAGGTGCTGAACGTGGAAAAGGCGCGCTTTGAAAAGATGCTGTCGTCGGAGCAGATCACCACGCTCATCGCCACGCTGGGCACCTCGATTGGTCCGGACGAATTCAACGTCGACAAGCTGCGCTACCACCGCATCATCATCATGACCGATGCGGACGTTGACGGCGCCCACATCCGCACCCTGCTTCTGACGCTGTTTTATCGCCAGATGCCGCAGCTGGTGGAGCGTGGCCACATCTACATTGCGCAGCCGCCGCTGTACAAGGTCAAGTCGGGCCGCGACGAGCGTTATCTGAAGGATGACGTGGAAGAAGCAAGCTACATGATGAACGTGGCGCTTAACACCGCCGTGCTCACGCCAAGCGAAGGCGCGGAGCCGATCAGCGGCGAAGCGCTGACAGAGCTGGTACGCAAGTTCAACCTGGCCAACGCCATCATAATGCGCCTGACGCGCGTGATCGACCGCGCCGCGCTGACCGCCATCATGACGGGTGTGCAGCTGAACCTGGACACCATCGAGCACGCCGAAGAATCGGCCAAGGCGATGGAGCAGACCATTGGCGATCGCGCGGTGAAGGTGAGCGTGTTTTCGGATGAATTGAGCGAGAAGCACGCGCTGCGCATCGAGCGTATGCACCACGGTAACGTGAAGGTCAGCTCAATCGATGCGGACTTCGTGCAGGGCGCGGACTACGCCACACTGGCCAGTGCGGCGGAGACGTTCAAGGGCCTGATCGGTGAAGGCGCGTTCATTCGCCGCGGTGAGGGCGACCGGGTGAAGGAATCGGCGGTGGACGACTTCCACCACGCGATGCAGTGGCTGCGCGATGAGGCGGAGCGCACGGTGTCGAAGCAGCGCTACAAGGGTCTGGGCGAGATGAATCCAGAGCAGCTGTGGGAGACCACGATGGATCCGACTGTGCGCCGTTTGCTGAAGGTGCAGATTGAAGATGCGATTGCAGCGGATCAGATTTTCACCACGCTGATGGGTGATGATGTGGAGCCGCGCAGGCACTTTATTGAGTCGAATGCGCTGCATGCGGGGAATATTGACGCGTAA
- the dnaA gene encoding chromosomal replication initiator protein DnaA codes for MENFWQTCSAQLELELTPQQFSAWIKPLVALDYEDGKLRIAAPNRFKLDWVKTQFATRITELACQFWEQPTEVQFVLDPKNNLPKKPVAPHPAPNDGPTPGTIDRSGNANVQDGQPGTPEMFNVGSPPRREQSRVNTELTFDSFVTGKANQLARAAAIQVANNPGVSYNPLFFYGGVGLGKTHLIHAIGNQVMADQPGARIRYIHAEQYVRDVVTAYQRKGFDDFKHYYHSLDMLLIDDIQFFGGKSRTQEEFFYAFEALIAAKKQIIITSDTYPKEITGMDDRLISRFDSGLTVAIEPPELEMRVAILLKKAQSEGVTFSDDVAFFVAKHLRSNVRELEGALRKILAYSRFHGKDITIDVVKEALKDLLSVQNRQISVENIQKTVADFFSIKVADMYSKRRPANIARPRQIAMYLAKELTQKSLPEIGELFGGRDHTTVLHAVRKIALDRTKNPECNHELHVLEQTLKG; via the coding sequence ATGGAAAATTTTTGGCAGACCTGTTCCGCGCAGTTGGAACTGGAACTGACACCGCAACAATTCAGTGCGTGGATCAAACCGCTCGTCGCCCTCGATTACGAGGACGGCAAGCTGCGCATTGCGGCGCCTAATCGCTTCAAGCTGGACTGGGTCAAGACGCAGTTTGCCACCCGCATTACCGAACTGGCGTGCCAGTTCTGGGAGCAGCCGACGGAAGTGCAGTTCGTGCTCGACCCCAAGAACAACCTGCCGAAAAAGCCCGTGGCACCCCACCCCGCGCCCAACGATGGCCCCACGCCCGGCACCATCGACCGCAGCGGGAATGCCAATGTGCAGGACGGCCAGCCCGGCACCCCGGAAATGTTCAACGTGGGCAGCCCGCCGCGGCGCGAGCAAAGCCGCGTTAACACCGAGCTGACCTTTGACAGTTTTGTGACCGGTAAGGCCAACCAGCTGGCACGTGCAGCCGCCATCCAGGTGGCCAACAACCCGGGCGTGTCCTATAACCCGCTGTTTTTCTATGGCGGCGTGGGCCTGGGCAAGACCCACCTGATCCACGCCATTGGCAACCAGGTCATGGCCGACCAGCCGGGCGCGCGCATCCGCTACATCCACGCAGAACAGTATGTGCGTGACGTTGTGACCGCGTACCAGCGCAAAGGTTTCGACGATTTCAAGCATTACTACCATTCGCTCGACATGCTGCTGATCGACGATATTCAATTCTTTGGCGGCAAGAGCCGCACGCAGGAAGAATTCTTCTACGCGTTTGAAGCGCTGATCGCCGCCAAGAAACAGATCATCATCACCAGCGATACCTATCCCAAAGAAATCACGGGCATGGACGACCGCCTGATCTCGCGCTTCGATTCCGGCCTGACGGTGGCGATTGAGCCGCCCGAGCTGGAAATGCGCGTGGCCATCTTGCTCAAGAAAGCCCAGTCCGAAGGCGTGACCTTCTCGGACGACGTGGCCTTCTTCGTGGCCAAGCACCTGCGCTCGAACGTGCGCGAACTCGAAGGCGCGCTGCGCAAGATCCTGGCCTACTCGCGTTTCCACGGCAAGGACATCACCATCGACGTGGTCAAGGAAGCCCTGAAGGACTTGCTGTCGGTGCAGAACCGCCAGATCTCGGTGGAAAACATTCAAAAGACGGTGGCCGACTTCTTCAGCATCAAGGTGGCCGACATGTATTCCAAGCGCCGCCCCGCCAATATTGCCCGGCCGCGCCAAATTGCCATGTACCTGGCGAAAGAACTGACGCAAAAGAGCCTGCCGGAAATCGGCGAACTGTTCGGCGGGCGCGACCACACCACCGTGCTGCACGCAGTCCGCAAGATTGCCCTCGACCGCACCAAGAATCCCGAGTGCAACCACGAGCTGCACGTATTGGAACAAACATTGAAGGGCTAG